TGCTTTCCAAAACTTGAACCTCTATCTCCCTATAGAATTGAATCATCAATTTGCTAGAAAGATGCTAGAAAACAAACACATTATGGTGCAGATTTGGTGGATTTCACTTCCAGACAAGGGATTAGAGCACATGGGTCTGTAGTGGGGCAGAATGAGAATTAGCCTTGAGATGTTGCTCTGGTGCTGCTCATTTGTTTCGTTTCCCCATTATATTTCATATATACTTAATCTTATAAGTTTAATATTTGTTCATGTAGTATTTCTTTGCCCTTGTTATtgttttccacaaaatttgacaCTTAATCCTTCCCTACAGGTCCTTATAGAGTACAATGCCTCTTGAACCACTCTACTCTGGTTGACACTCCAGAAAAGACCTGGCCAGTtgttttttctctgtttttgaaGAGATTTTGTGGGTAAGGCCATTGAGTTAGATCTTGTAATTACTGACATATTAGGTCCAAATCTGGTTAACTTGGTTTACATGTGATACCTTATATATAACCAAAGAGAGGATTTTAGCTCCGAGAgcttaagttttctttttcctggGCATTTCTGTAAGTTTGTTGCATAAGCATGCCTACGTGGTGGGGAAagtcttcatccaaagaagtaaagaagaaagcaaacagGGAAAGTTTCATTGATTCAATACACCGAAAGTTTAAGAGTGCATCTGAAGAAAAGTGCAACAGTAGATCAGGAGGGTCTCGCAGACGTTGTATTGACACTGTTTCGGAAAGGGGGACTCGATCCAGGGTGCCTTCAAGATCACCATCACCCTCCACACAAGTGTCACGCTGTCAAAGTTTTGCAGAAAGGCCTCATGCCCAGCCGCTCCCGCTTCCTGGGGTACACCTTCCTAGAATTGGGCGTACTAACTCAGGAATCAGTGCATCAGCAAAACCAGGATTTGACAGAGGCTCTAAGTCGCATTTTTTCCCCCTTCCAAGACCTGGATGTGTCCTGAACAGGGCAGATCCTGCGGATGCTGAAGCTGATATAGCTACTGCTTCATTTTCTAGTGATAGCTCCATTGATAGTGATGATCCATCTGACTCACGTTTCCTTAGCCCTCTAGCTTCTGACTATGAAAATGGTAACAGAACCACTATGAACAGTCCTTCCAGGTGAGTCTGCTCCTGTTATTTAATTTCATGATTTTCTTTGTGGCTGTGGTGATGGGTAAATTTGCTATGGTTATATATATGTCAATTCTATCTCCTGTTCCATCTCTGACAATTTTTTTCTGTTCCTTTGCTGAAGTGGAATGCACAAGGATCAATCCCCTGTTGTCAATCTAAAGAACTCAAAGGAGATATTGAAACCAGTTAATCCTTTCAATAATCCGCTTCTCTCTTCATCACCTAAACGGAGACCTTTGCATATGCAAAATATACAGATCCCTCCCCATGGTGCTTTCTGTAGTGCTCCAGACAGTTCAATGTCAAGTCCTTCTAGAAGTCCGATGAGAGTGTTTATGCCTGAGCAAGTTATTAATTCTAGCTTCTGGGCGGGAAAATCTTATCCAGATGTAGCTTCTGGGCACTGCTCTAGTCCAGGTTCAGGTCATAATTCTGGGCATAATTCAGTAGGGGGGGATATGTCAGGACAGCTGCTTTGGCCACACAGCAGGTGTAGTCCTGAGTGTTCCCCAATTCCTAGTCCCAGAATGACAAGCCCTGGTCCTGGCTCCAGAATACACAGTGGTGCTGTCACCCCTTTGCATCCACGAGCTGGAGGAGCTGTCATAGATTCGCCTGCAACCCGGCCTGATGATGGCAAACAACAAAGCCACCGGTTGCCCCTTCCTCCGTTAACAATTTCAAAACCTTGTACTTTTTCTCCCACGTATTCAGCAGCTACAACTCCCTCAGTTCCACGGAGTCCTGGTAGGGCAGAAAATCCAACAAGCCCTGGTTCACGATGGAAGAAGGGACGTCTGCTAGGGAGGGGTACATTTGGACATGTATATCTCGGTTTTAACAGGTCTGTAGCCAGATTTGGTGTATGACTTAACTCTTATGTTTAAGCTATATTTATATGATAATTGTTGTGCTGCTTTCTCTCCATCGCATGTGTGATGTTAATCTGTTGTCTGCCACAACTTTAGCAATGTAGCCATTACATGAGATTGAAATCGGTGGTTATTCTTAAGCATCAAGCATGTGAGAATTACAATAATCCCTCTTCTACATTGTTATTAAATCTTAGACTGACAATGTGTTTAGGCTCAAAGTCATGCcataaaattaaagttttcCATTATTTTGTGTGCACAATTTCTATCTTTCTATCTATGTGCATGTCTAATTGAGTTTAGTTTTTGGATCTTAGTGAAAGTGGCGAGATGTGTGCAATGAAAGAGGTTACTCTGTTTTCAGATGatgcaaaatcaaaagaaagtgCACAGCAACTTGGCCAAGTAAGTTTTCTTTGGTAAATTTGGAAGAATTTGTGTAGCACAAAGACAAGAAATACTTTTCTTTGAGAAGTTTCAGTTAGATTTTCATACTGATCAGTGGCATTTAACAGGAAATTGCACTGCTAAGCCGCTTACAGCATCCAAATATAGTACAGTATTATGGATCTCAGTCGGTAAGTTGTTTGTGGCttttggcttcatttcaaatattatttatcttACAAGCTTGCTGTGATCCATTTCAAGGACTTGTTGTTATGAAAATTGATTGGTTGTGCTCATTGTTCCAGTTTCTAAACCACTAAGGCTTTTTGGAAGTTGCAGTATTTTGTCTCATTTCAGTGAACCTAGATTATTTACACGTTTTGGAAGTAATCTTTGAATAATCATTAAATtcatcaatttctttttctagatTTGTCCACATCATGTAATGTTTTAATGTGTTTGTTTTCTCTTGATTTATTCTGCAGGTAGAtgacaaattatatatatatctagagTATGTATCTGGCGGTTCCATCTATAAACTGCTTCAAGACTATGGTCAACTTGGTGAAATTGCCATTCGCAGTTATACTCATCAAATTTTGCAAGGCCTTGCATATCTTCATAATAAAAACACTGTCCATAGGTGAGTTTGGTTAATATGGTTCCTAGTTTGATTGTTCTCGGTAAATGATGTATTGGTTAATCTCGTTGGCccttttcttttaatcattTTGGAACATTATCTATTCTAATTGCTAATGTGTAATTTTGATTAGGGATGTCAAAGGAGCAAATATTCTGGTAGACCCCAATGGCCGGGTGAAACTAGCAGATTTTGGAATGGCAAAGCATGTAAGAGCATTCATCTGCAGtaattctaggttttttttttttttttttttttgtagatcgTATCCTACCAGCAATATGGGTACGGGTACAGTGCAATATGGGATACGGCAAGAATACgtgtattaattaattattaaatattatttttatttatatatttttaattatatatcaatttaagagcaataatgGCTAATAAGTAAATCCATGACATTTAAATGATGTATAGAATACAAACCAAGATccaaaagagtaaataaaagataactaGATAAGTGTTTAACATTAAaaccaatatataaaaaatataaataaaaatcttcacAAGTTTGGACTATCTCTCACTATTGGGGGGGTTATAGGGGGGTGTGTTATAACTGTATCATGGGTGTATCCCAGACATTggcactttaaaaaaaaaatgcatacatGACCATCCCAGACGTGTATCCTGTATGGATACGGGTATGTGAGCAAAACTGAAGTAGCTGTGCTTGTTCCTAGGTCAAAgcttaattattttgtttagacTTGTGAAAGAAGAACAAAGGGATTCTGGTTAAAAcaagaattgccaagtgggcaCTAAATCACCTGGTTTACATCAGGTATAAATACTGAAACCATGACTTGTGAGTTCTAATCTAGCTTTTCTGAAAATAATTTGCAGATCTCTGGTCAGTCTTGTCCATTATCATTCAAGGGAAGCCCTTACTGGATGGCACCTGAGGTCAGTTTGCATTCATTGGCACACTCTTCTTTCACCTTTCTTTATGATGCTCCCTAGTAATAGCTTTTAGTTGCATCAATTACTCAGGTTATCAAGAATACAATTAAAAATGGTTGTAATCTTGCTGTTGATATATGGAGCCTTGGATGCACTGTTTTAGAGATGGCTACAGCAAAACCACCTTGGAGCCAGTATGAAGGGgttagtaaaaatattatgaactcTATTGCATGTGGGATTTGGAGTATGTAAATAAACCAATTTTTCGGTGAGAGTTGCATGCCAGATGTTGATTGTTTGCCCCCTTTTCTCCCCTATTGTGTGTTTCTTCAAAGGTTGCTGCCATGTTTAAGATTGGAAATAGCAAGGAACTTCCTGAAATTCCTGATCATCTGTCAGAGGATGGAAAGGCTTTTGTGAAGCTATGCTTGCAGCGTAATCCATCATATCGTCCTACAGCTGCTCAGCTTTTGGAGCACCCTTTCGTTAAGAACGCTGCACCACTGGATAGATCCATTTTGAGTGCAGATCCTTCAGATGCACCACCGGTCAATTCAAATGCAGTGAGATCTCTGGTATGAGCATTTTCTTCCGTCAGGAATCCATGATATTCTTCAACGTTTTTGTCATTGATGCCATGTGaaacatttttgtttatttttagtcTGTTTTTGATAGGGTTTCCAAATTTACATGATCTAATGATGGATCATCACAAAGCATTATTAAGAAACCTTTGCTGAATgtaattttagaaaagaaaagaaaaaatttgcgGAGGGGTAGTTTAATAGTTGCAAGATTATTGTTTGATAAATAATATCAGGATTGCATAGATGTTGTCTATACAAATcacaaagtaattttttaagtaaacacTACCAATCAATGTTGTGACTACAGTTTTGAACCAACCAATACAGCCTGTATTTGCTGTACTTTTGGTACAAGAATAGCCCATGTTTCATCTTGCCTCAAATATCGGATCATTCCAAGTGAAGTATACATTTCAGCTCGGAATATGAATTTTTCCCCCCAAAAATTCAACCCCCTGCCTTGTCAGAACAAGTGCAGATGGATCACTAGTTGAGTGAGGtgtggtggtggggagaggtgGCCTGTGAGAGGGACCATGGTGGAACTGGGTGGCACTGATGCTGGTGATGTGGTTTTCCAATACATCTAGATGGTGCATCACCAAACCTTGTCCTGAAATTGTAGTCCAtctagagggagagagagattgcACCGCCATACCTGGTGCCAAACTTTGTCCAATGTGCCTTCGCCCAACCTGCCTGTCTTTGCATTGTGGTTTATTCCGTGTGTTGAGTAATAGTGTTGTTGGTGGAGTTgaaagagggagagggagattGAGCAAGAAGCTTCTAGGAGTTTGGAACTGCCCCTAATTAGTTCATCACTTACAAATATACCGAgttaaaaactcaaattataaCAATAAGTTAAGCTTaacataaatattaattaaaggCTATTGGAATATAAACCATAGGAATTTATATTGGTagtttgaaaaatatgattACTAGTATCATAATATAAGTAATGAACTTtgaataaaagaggaaaaaataatgatggtaataattaattggggaaattatagaaaaattccTAGAGTTTTCACCATATTTCGTATTAGGGttcaagtttttaattttgtaaattaaagTCCCAAAATTTGTGAAATCATTTTGATTTGAAGCCTTAGTcacttgttatttatttttgttatttttggacAGTTACAACgcacaaagaaaaagaggtGAAATAGCCTCGGGTGAAACACAAAGTTTAATTGATggtttcttgtttttctctgcTCCCTTTTTACCAAGTATAATATTAGTTAATTACGGAGATGGACAGAGACATCAATTTGAAATGGTTTCATAAGCCTGAGACTTTAATTGACCCTAACTaatacaaatattataataatcttaataacacacacacacacacacacacatatattggAAATCCTAAAATGGTACACTagtatcaaaatatttcatttcccTAACCAAACTAAAATGGCTCCCCATGCGGTATTGATAACTTTGCTTTCGCTACATCCAATCGACTTTGTACATTAGTTGGTGACGGTATTATGTGGAAACAACCTGTTGTATTACACTACTAATGCTGACATGGTTAGCATGTCATTTCCCAAAACTAGACCAGAAACACAAGTGTGTTTGTTGTCATGTGAATTCTAGATATAATATTAGTGGTTCAATTTtcatatgtatgtatttatgtgGAACCAGGTATGCTATTGAGATTCTAAATGCTCTGATGCCTTTCGACTGTAGTTAATCCTTGTTGTTTCCTAAATAAAGAATCCACTATTTAACTTAGTGCTTGTGAACGTGTATGGATCATTAACAAGTTCCTCTGCTCTGTCTGTAATGCATTTTGTTGGTCTGCCTTCAGTTAACAACAGTTGGTTTACACTAAAATCTTCTTTCAGGGCATTGGAAATGCACGAAATCCTTCATGCTTAGACTCAGAAGGAGTGGGAATCCATCAGTCTAGAGGGTCAAAAACTGCTTCAGTATCCAGGTCTTCCCTCCCTCTGATTCACAAATGTACACTTGCATATAGACCAAGTAATGGTCTCTATAGACAGTTAAACACCATGCAGGGATGTCATTGAATCATGGGCTATAATGAAGGTTTAAATGTCGTTTGCTACactaaattttcttctttcccttCTGTTTGCAGCGATGCTCATACGCCAAGAAATATATCATGCCCGGTTTCTCCCATTGGGAGCCCTCTTCTACGTTCAAGGTCACCACAACATCTGAGCGGAAGGATGTCTCCCTCTCCCATATCTAGCCCTCGTACCACATCTGGTTCATCCACACCCCTTGCTGGTGGTAGTGGTGCCATCCCATTTAATCACCTGAAGCAGCCAACCACCTACCTACATGAAGGTGTAGGAATGATCCAAAGGGGTCAAAGTAGTTTCTATGCTAATGGCTGCACTCTCTATCATGAGCCAAAGCCTGAGTTATTTCAAGGGATGCCACAAGCTTCTCATGCCTTCCATGATATGATTTCATCTGATAATGGTGCTCCTGGAAACCAGATGGGATGGCCTCTCCATGCTGACACCAGGGAAATGCATGCTAGACAGCTGGCTTTGGCTGATCATGTATCTGAGCAACTCTTGAGGGATcacataaagaaaaatttatccATGGAGCATAAACACAGCTCACTGGTGCTTGGTCGCAGCAATCGAATCTGATTTACATGTGAATCCCTGACAAGAGCAGGATTTTCAGGCATGCTAGATTGCTTTCTGATGCTTCAAGGGCATCATATTCATGGCCAATATCAATTTATACTTAGGAATTGAACTTGGGGAAGCAATTGAATAACTGTGGATCTTAGAAGCCTAGATGACAGCAGAGATACATGCTTTTGAAATGACATCACAATTCAGTTGATCAGTTCACATGGTAAGCTATATTCATAGCTAACAATAGGCATTGAAGgttatatttgcatttttgccaTTGATTGTGGCGTTTCACCTtgcattttctttgtttcactTAGCTTTACATATTCTTCCTATTCAACTTTAATCACTTCATTGGACCCACAACCTGATCAGAACACCAAATTGTTAATCTTACAGAAGATGGCCTAAGAAGATCCAGCAGTAAGGCAGCTCCTACAATGAAGAACATTTCTGCTTGTGTAAAGAATGTACATTTTTACCACACCCAGAAAACAGAAAAGGTATAAAAGCTGTTACCATATGGACTGTCaaatcttttttcatttttttattcattttggaAGGGGGGGAATGATGGCAACAGGGCAGGATCTTTTGTACAGAATGATGGGATTGATTAGTCAAGATGGCAGTTTAGAATTTGCTAGGCTTGGTCTGTTACTTTGTATCTACATTATACCTCCATCAAATTGAAGAAATCTGATTCATCTTGTATGTCCTGCTTCCATGTGAGATCTTCTAGATGGTGATATAAGTTGTACACCAATGATGATTGATAATTTGATCAATACTAGAGAAGACTTTGGCTTAGAACATTGGTCTCTCTGGATAAGAggataaaattaaatttcagaCCAACTTTAAGGTATGTCGAGACAATGAGAATGATGGTCGCCAATCCATATTCTACATGGTTTTATGGAATTATACACAAAACAAAGGTTCAATTTTGTTTCTGACCAATTTTTGTATAACTTTGGCTTAATGACCTTAAGAAATGTGAATTATTCTAAAAGAGGGATCTGTTTCCTCTTAAAGACTAATCATGTTTTATGCCCAAATTGTTCAGTGTCACAAAAGGAGTAACTTAATCTAGCCCGATAAAAGTTTAATTTCTCctgaaattttaaaagttattatcaaatttaaaactattttttaaaattataattaatatattttgttgaCTCAACGATTTTAGACTGATAACAGGAATTTTACTTATATGGCACAAACTACTGATTTGGTGGATTGAAATCTACTTAGGACTTACGTGAGGCATTGACCAACTACTGATTTGGTGGATTGAAATCTACTTGAGGCATTGGCCGTGTAATGagtacaattatttttattatacactcATCAGGCACCATCGATCCCATCACTATggtgaaaaaatttgttaatgttttcatgcatttggGCACGTTTTTATTTTGAAGCATAAATGTCTTTCCGATTTTCACAGTATTAGGCTTTTAGCACATTTCACtggttttatttttaccaaactTGCACATTTTCAAAAGTCTTTGGTTAAATAGGGAGTTTATCACGTGGATGgttgaggtgtcaattttttttttttttaagcattgaatttaagtaaagaTTGAAGCTATTGAAATATCTAGTTTATTTCTgacaataaaattttgggttggttATAGGCGAGAGTGAATTCGAATTCGTTATGATGCTCATTTGCATattgtaggggccttttttgtaTATGATGtattgggctgcctcctgcggtaatggGCCCTAGTGTTTCTGAGTAAAGGGAGCTGAGGCcagtccaattgtaactcaacttgggtcggtttgtgcacaaacttatgccttgtctgcCAGGAGCAAATTTACGGCAAGCAGAATTGTTGCAGACGAGTTACGGcagacagatataataataactaaaacagaaTATTCTGACTATTTAAATAAGTGGCTATGTGCTTCTTACTAATAAAGCATGATTACAGTCATATTGATGTCAATCacagagaaaatgaagaaaataatactagctaatcaaatgggcataaatcaagttttaagctTAGTCTGCCGCAGCAAAACCAAAGAGGagagaacgcctcttctcaacGCAAATAATCTTACAGGAAAAAGATCCTGCCGTGGagattaatggctttgagggagtcggacctAAATGATTATTGCCCAAAAAGAAAGAGTCCTTATTTATGTTTTGGAAGAAAGTAAGATTtaaagggggagagagggaaaccgatctattggtgcatgcccatTGAGCTAACTCTCCTTTTTTCTTAGTTTCCTTTCTATTCtcctctgttttctttcttatcttttttcttttctttttgctctgtttttcttttcactctgTAAAATATATTCTGTTTTTCGATCTCCTTTACAGGACACAGCAAGAGCCTTTTTTATAATGCCTGCCGTGACCAAGGTTTTACCATTTTGCCCCTTAACCGTCTCTGTCTGGTCTGGGCGTACTTGCTGACCACCAGAAGTGTGTACCACTCACTCTTACCAGACAGAGGCAGGTTTCATTTCTCCCTCTACCGTAGCACTTCTTTCCTACCACGGTAtaaatgctctctctctccactctcaaggcatgcacccaacgattccccctcaaacttgcctcttttgggtggtctgcCATCCTAGTAGaacgtacctcccaaaagggcttTGGGCAGGAGCCGCAAATAAACCTTTTCccttctccccaccaccaaaccataccccctttacctcttaccttTGGCCCATGACCCTATcatgtcctatattggctgggtacaggctggtggtacctgggccttgcgcgtgcttccTTTTCAGATTTGTCCAAGAGTttgcctgctgctcatgcgtctgCCGTGACCTGGAGACTCTCTGTCTGCGTTTCCTGGCCCTTCGTGTGGGCTTTTCCTTGGTTTTTCGCTCCATTCAGGAGCTGGGTTTTGTATaatgatgggccttacatttctttggcccacttttggttttctttattGCCTGCCACGTTGAATTGTTATTCCTGTCGTAATAACTTAATCTTGTTGGACCTCTTTTTGGGCTGGCCGTTTATCCTTTTCTCAGTGGCCTGTCATGgacactgttttgcttttactcatgggctcctatgtccctttgggcatccatggcccgattgctttctttgggcttcctcggccggtttgctaattccacactcccatgggccttttactaacttcattgggcttccttggcccaataaccttatctttatctttgaggttcatgggcttgccataaaccccttactctcttagtttgcattgccttgggcctgtggcggccctttctcacttttctacctcatactctgcccatgggatgctatttctttctttcctgacttctttgagcccgcttgtctcttcaagacccatttatttatttgttgggcctgtgatccattattcctgccgcttgagcctaatgggttttttgttatttatcttgtcaattctttgtggccctcattattgggcttttctgtctgcctgggcttccacaaatggccctcaacacaTACTTTCTTGCCAAAATTTTGGATCTAAAGCTTATAATTTTTTCCAGCTTCCCTCATAGGTGActtgtttggttttttctttggCAACTTGTATAACTATTCCACATACATCTTCACAAACTCCACAGCGGAAGTGCCAATCCCTGACTCCTCCTCTACTGGATGGTAGCTTTTGACTGGAGGCGTAGGGCGAAAAGTTCATGTACGATTGCCAATCCTGGATTTCGACACCAAAATTCATTCACGCCAATCCTAAACTTTGACCCTACTTACATGTCCACAGAAAGCGTCTTTTTTGAACACCAAATATTAGGCTAGTTTTCAAGGCTCCACATGCAAAGGTCAAAATGTTCATCTATGACAGTGGAGATTGGCATAAAGGAGGACAGTTTGCAAACCTATCACCCAACCTTAAGAGCTACATTGGCGAACATACTCCTTCTAAATCTCCAAAAACTAGCTTCTTCACTGCTAAACCAAAAGCATCGCTGCCAGATCATTCGACACCA
The sequence above is drawn from the Quercus lobata isolate SW786 chromosome 12, ValleyOak3.0 Primary Assembly, whole genome shotgun sequence genome and encodes:
- the LOC115970979 gene encoding mitogen-activated protein kinase kinase kinase YODA, with the protein product MPTWWGKSSSKEVKKKANRESFIDSIHRKFKSASEEKCNSRSGGSRRRCIDTVSERGTRSRVPSRSPSPSTQVSRCQSFAERPHAQPLPLPGVHLPRIGRTNSGISASAKPGFDRGSKSHFFPLPRPGCVLNRADPADAEADIATASFSSDSSIDSDDPSDSRFLSPLASDYENGNRTTMNSPSSGMHKDQSPVVNLKNSKEILKPVNPFNNPLLSSSPKRRPLHMQNIQIPPHGAFCSAPDSSMSSPSRSPMRVFMPEQVINSSFWAGKSYPDVASGHCSSPGSGHNSGHNSVGGDMSGQLLWPHSRCSPECSPIPSPRMTSPGPGSRIHSGAVTPLHPRAGGAVIDSPATRPDDGKQQSHRLPLPPLTISKPCTFSPTYSAATTPSVPRSPGRAENPTSPGSRWKKGRLLGRGTFGHVYLGFNSESGEMCAMKEVTLFSDDAKSKESAQQLGQEIALLSRLQHPNIVQYYGSQSVDDKLYIYLEYVSGGSIYKLLQDYGQLGEIAIRSYTHQILQGLAYLHNKNTVHRDVKGANILVDPNGRVKLADFGMAKHISGQSCPLSFKGSPYWMAPEVIKNTIKNGCNLAVDIWSLGCTVLEMATAKPPWSQYEGVAAMFKIGNSKELPEIPDHLSEDGKAFVKLCLQRNPSYRPTAAQLLEHPFVKNAAPLDRSILSADPSDAPPVNSNAVRSLGIGNARNPSCLDSEGVGIHQSRGSKTASVSSDAHTPRNISCPVSPIGSPLLRSRSPQHLSGRMSPSPISSPRTTSGSSTPLAGGSGAIPFNHLKQPTTYLHEGVGMIQRGQSSFYANGCTLYHEPKPELFQGMPQASHAFHDMISSDNGAPGNQMGWPLHADTREMHARQLALADHVSEQLLRDHIKKNLSMEHKHSSLVLGRSNRI